From Mytilus edulis chromosome 9, xbMytEdul2.2, whole genome shotgun sequence, the proteins below share one genomic window:
- the LOC139489120 gene encoding uncharacterized protein, translating into MPRGKTVARGKGVKRRRTARVTDNDRTAALSQTEHDVVPPRTQITTSNASGPSTTFNSSVDLPNNEESYSQTINEQGTFQNFESNVNSVHEIASISNDLGNNVSCNIRQKILNGEYIDLGCLLSNPVPIDDNSNTLIIKDGVLQSKPKTSTVKINSISQWTDAFLIFIDIYLSSHLGEARGLLKYMSNIRLGASRVPGLGWKRYDEQFRLKKIRMPSCNWGTVDLELWLLFMYDDSTQLNPNPVTNAYKCYDYNNGSCTRPNCHYSHSCLRCSGIHPSVNCTRYGAQTNFNFRRGPRFAAGQPNNISQRGSSANPRAAVRFQRPPFHGSFNR; encoded by the coding sequence ATGCCTAGGGGAAAAACTGTCGCGAGGGGAAAAGGAGTTAAAAGAAGGAGAACAGCCCGTGTTACTGATAATGACAGGACAGCTGCACTGTCTCAAACAGAACATGATGTAGTGCCGCCACGGACGCAAATTACAACATCTAATGCATCAGGACCATCTACCACATTTAACAGTTCAGTGGATTTACCGAATAATGAAGAGTCGTATTCACAAACCATCAATGAACAAggtacatttcaaaattttgaatctaaTGTTAATTCTGTACATGAAATTGCTAGCATCAGCAATGATTTGGGTAATAATGTTTCTTGCAATATCAGACAAAAAATCTTAAATGGTGAATATATTGATCTGGGTTGTTTATTGTCGAACCCAGTACCTATTGATGATAATTCTAATACTTTAATAATTAAAGATGGTGTTCTACAATCTAAACCAAAAACATCAACAGTCAAGATTAATAGTATTAGTCAGTGGACTGATGCATTTCtgattttcattgatatttaccTGTCAAGTCATTTGGGAGAGGCAAGAGGGCTTCTGAAATACATGAGTAACATACGACTGGGAGCTAGTAGGGTTCCCGGTTTAGGCTGGAAGAGGTATGACGAGCAattccgtttaaaaaaaataagaatgccGTCTTGTAACTGGGGAACAGTTGATTTAGAGCTTTGGTTACTCTTCATGTATGATGATAGCACACAACTTAATCCAAACCCTGTAACTAATGCGTATAAATGTTATGATTATAACAATGGATCATGTACTAGGCCTAACTGTCATTATTCACATAGTTGTTTACGTTGTTCAGGTATTCACCCATCGGTAAACTGTACACGATATGGTGCTcagacaaattttaattttaggcGTGGTCCTAGATTCGCTGCTGGACAACCAAATAACATTTCGCAACGAGGCTCGAGTGCTAATCCAAGGGCAGCTGTCAGATTCCAGCGACCACCTTTCCACGGTTCATTCAATCGCTAA